The proteins below are encoded in one region of Xenopus laevis strain J_2021 chromosome 8L, Xenopus_laevis_v10.1, whole genome shotgun sequence:
- the styx.L gene encoding serine/threonine/tyrosine-interacting protein A, with protein MEDVKLQFPSLPLCKEEAEDWAYPMRREMQEILPGLFLGPYSAAMKSKLSVFQKCGITHVICIRQNIEANFIKPNFQQLFRYLVLDIADNPVENIIRFFPMSKEFIDGCLQTGGKVLIHGNAGISRSAALVIAYIMETFGIKYRDAFTYVQERRFCINPNAGFVHQLQEYEAIYLAKLTIKMMSPLQLGRPLCIQSGATGSLKRTLDDEDELGNMQVSAAHEG; from the exons ATGGAGGACGTGAAGTTgcagttcccttctctgccccTGTGCAAGGAAGAAGCTGAG GACTGGGCCTATCCAATGAGAAGGGAAATGCAG gAAATTTTACCTGGCTTATTTTTGGGTCCATATTCAGCAGCAATGAAAAGCAAG CTCTCCGTATTTCAGAAATGTGGCATAACCCATGTCATCTGCATCAGACAAAACATTGAAGctaattttattaaaccaaacttTCAGCAGTTATTTCG GTACTTAGTTCTGGACATTGCCGATAATCCAGTTGAAAACATAATTCGCTTTTTCCCAATg TCCAAGGAATTTATTGATGGATGTTTACAAACTGGAG GAAAGGTCCTTATCCACGGCAATGCAGGGATCTCTAGAAGTGCCGCCTTAGTAATTGCTTATATAATGGAAACGTTtggaataaaatacag GGATGCCTTTACATATGTCCAGGAAAGAAGATTCTGTATCAATCCCAATGCTGGATTTGTTCACCAGCTTCAG GAATATGAAGCCATCTATCTAGCAAAGTTAACCATCAAAATGATGTCCCCTCTGCAGCTGGGAAGGCCGTTGTGTATACAGTCTGGTGCTACTG GAAGTCTCAAAAGGACACTTGATGATGAAGATGAACTTGGAAACATGCAGGTGTCTGCAGCCCATGAAGGATAA
- the gnpnat1.L gene encoding glucosamine-phosphate N-acetyltransferase 1 L homeolog translates to MIPDETPLFDPRLLEELDWSQNMVSFHPAISPVCPGDGLILRPLCTADYNRGFYQVLGQLTKVGDVSSEQFIKKFDHMKRSGDYFVTVVEDLNLGQIVATATLIVEHKFIRGCAKRGRIEEVVVSDECRGKQLGKLLLSVLTLLSKKLDCYKVTLECKPKNVAFYEKFGYAASDETYMQSRFCD, encoded by the exons ATGATACCTGATGAAACGCCACTGTTTGATCCTCGTCTACTGGAGGAACTTGACTGGAGCCAAAATATGGTGTCATTTCATCCCGCTATTTCTCCTGTGTGTCCTGGGGATGGACTCATTCTGCGACCTCTTTGTACAGCCGATTATAATAGAG GGTTTTACCAGGTACTTGGCCAACTGACAAAAGTAGGGGATGTTTCTTCAGAGCAGTTCATCA AAAAATTTGACCACATGAAGAGAAGCGGTGATTACTTTGTAACTGTAGTAGAAGATTTAAATCTTGGCCAGATCGTAGCTACAGCCACTCTTATTGTGGAACATAAATTTATACGTGGATGTGCAAAG AGAGGGCGCATAGAAGAGGTTGTTGTCAGTGATGAATGCAGAGGAAAACAACTTGGCAAATT GTTACTCTCTGTGCTGACACTGTTGAGCAAGAAACTAGACTGCTATAAAGTGACTTTGGAGTGCAAGCCCAAAAATGTTGCTTTCTATGAAAAATTTGGTTACGCTGCATCAGATGAGACCTACATGCAGAGCAGATTCTGTGATTAA